A region of the Calderihabitans maritimus genome:
GGGTTTCAATTTGCCTCTCTACCTCCTGCTGTACCTTTTGGGCCAGATCCGCCGATGGGGTAATCAGCACGGCTGAGGCCATAGGATCGTGCTCTGCCTGGGATAAAAGATCGGCAGCCACATGCACCGGATCCGCCGTTTCGTCGGCAATGATCAGAATCTCACTCGGTCCGGCCAACATATCAATATCCACCTGGCCGTAGACCAGCTTTTTGGCTAAGGTAACATAAATATTGCCGGGTCCAGTTATCTTATCTACTTTAGGCACCGTCTCCGTACCGTAAGCCAGGGCAGCAACCGCCTGTGCCCCGCCCATCTTATAAATTTCCCTTACTCCCGCTTCTGCGGCAGCAACTAAAGTATGGGGAACTATTTTTCCATCCGGGCGCGGGGGAGTTGCCATAGCTATTTCCGGCACGCCTGCTACCCGGGCGGGAATGGCATTCATTAAAACGGAAGACGGATAAGAGGCTGAACCGCCGGGTACATAAATGCCCACCCGGTTAACCGGCCGGTAAAGTTGGCCTAAAATGCAGCCGTTATCTTCCGTTTCAACCCAGGACTGGGGTTTTTGCTTTTCATGAAAACGCCGGATATTATCCAAAGCCCGGCGCAACGCAGCCAAAAATTCCCCATCTACCTGTTCATAAGCTTCTTCAATTTCCTTTTCCGAAACCCGCAGGTTACCGGGCGCTAATTTTGCCCCGTCAAACTGCCGGGTAAACTGTAAAACTGCCCGGTCACCGTGCTCTCGCACC
Encoded here:
- the hisD gene encoding histidinol dehydrogenase, whose translation is MIRILSVEDREVERFWRREFGYSAEVEQQVRVVLEQVREHGDRAVLQFTRQFDGAKLAPGNLRVSEKEIEEAYEQVDGEFLAALRRALDNIRRFHEKQKPQSWVETEDNGCILGQLYRPVNRVGIYVPGGSASYPSSVLMNAIPARVAGVPEIAMATPPRPDGKIVPHTLVAAAEAGVREIYKMGGAQAVAALAYGTETVPKVDKITGPGNIYVTLAKKLVYGQVDIDMLAGPSEILIIADETADPVHVAADLLSQAEHDPMASAVLITPSADLAQKVQQEVERQIET